A single region of the Fundulus heteroclitus isolate FHET01 unplaced genomic scaffold, MU-UCD_Fhet_4.1 scaffold_63, whole genome shotgun sequence genome encodes:
- the LOC118561423 gene encoding uncharacterized protein LOC118561423 isoform X3, whose protein sequence is MFISCFLFFSGPGTTTENDHSVDLYERSDIGDTQKKDEQQGPCFGEKTTEEPALNQADLPQTTYDIDISKAKDRISEMDDSGKFQLLQTRKPPKSFNFPARDFKDNRRASGVTKRTCQRDWLDKYDFLSYSAQEDGVYCLPCILFPVESQSRRASILIDLPFTNWRKFTEQITTHMQLQYHQSSDAKFHAFVDVMNGQQTRINHMLNSEMDKRVTENRLFLSSVVKCIELCGRQGFALRGHRDDPTSESLNKGNFLALLKFRQEAGDDPLKNYLDSFGQNAKYISKTSQNDLLDCIKEYIQSTIVHDVLNKEWGPHSAVIADEVTDVSNCEQLGVCIRYVKDGIPVERLIDFVGCDCWVERHTSLEDIHSLYEALLHCLNVISENADSVWDAKAVVEATGLFKAVTSANFIAALQCNRYFFGFTKSLSILLQGSSRDILTAYEEVKLVKDTLRDIRCEAEAEFKEVYESMLEMGKLAGFDGDLPIPRRCGRQTMRNSNPSNNPM, encoded by the exons atgtttatATCTTGTTTTCTATTCTTCAGTGGACCTGGCACAACTACAGAAAATGACCACAGCGTTGACCTGTATGAACGTTCAGATATTGGAGACACACAGAAAAAAG atGAACAACAAGGACCGTGTTTCGGTGAAAAGACAACTGAAGAGCCGGCGCTCAACCAAGCGGATTTGCCCCAAACAACTTACGACATAG ATATATCAAAGGCCAAGGACCGGATTAGTGAAATGGATGACTCTGGAAAATTCCAACTTCTTCAGACCAGAAAACCACCCAAATCTTTCAATTTCCCTGCCAGAGACTTTAAAGACAACCGAAGAGCCAGTGGGGTGACCAAAAGAACATGCCAGAGGGACTGGCTGGACAAGTATGACTTTTTATCATACTCTGCCCAGGAAGATGGCGTGTACTGTTTGCCATGCATTTTGTTTCCTGTTGAGAGTCAGAGTAGGAGAGCTAGTATTTTGATAGACCTGCCATTTACTAACTGGAGAAAGTTCACTGAACAAATTACAACACACATGCAACTGCAATACCATCAGAGTTCTGATGCAAAGTTTCATGCATTTGTGGATGTAATGAATGGTCAACAAACAAGGATTAACCACATGTTGAATTCTGAGATGGATAAACGTGTTACAGAAAATAGACTCTTCCTCTCATCAGTTGTAAAATGTATAGAGCTGTGTGGGCGTCAGGGCTTCGCCCTAAGAGGCCACCGAGACGATCCTACATCAGAAAGTCTAAACAaaggcaactttcttgcacttctCAAGTTCAGACAAGAAGCAGGCGATGACCCTCTTAAAAATTACTTGGACTCATTCGGTCAAAAtgcaaaatacatttctaaaacatCTCAAAACGATTTGCTTGACTGTATAAAAGAGTATATTCAAAGCACAATTGTGCATGATGTGCTGAATAAGGAATGGGGGCCACACTCTGCTGTAATAGCTGATGAGGTCACTGATGTTTCAAACTGTGAACAACTAGGTGTGTGTATTCGCTACGTGAAAGATGGCATTCCTGTTGAAAGGTTAATAGATTTTGTTGGATGTGATT GTTGGGTTGAGCGTCACACTAGCCTTGAAGATATTCACAGCCTTTATGAAGCTCTTCTCCATTGTCTTAATGTTATATCAGAGAATGCAGATTCTGTGTGGGATGCCAAAGCAGTAGTTGAAGCAACTGGCCTCTTCAAAGCAGTAACTTCGGCCAACTTTATTGCCGCTTTACAGTGCAACAGGTACTTCTTTGGATTCACCAAGTCATTAAGTATTCTATTACAAGGGTCATCACGGGATATCCTCACTGCATATGAAGAGGTCAAACTTGTAAAAGACACTCTAAGGGACATAAGATGTGAGGCTGAAGCTGAATTCAAAGAGGTTTACGAATCAATGTTAGAAATGGGGAAACTGGCTGGTTTTGATGGTGACCTCCCAATACCTAGACGTTGTGGACGACAGACAATGAGAAACAGCAATCCTTCAAATAACCCTATGTAG
- the LOC118561423 gene encoding zinc finger MYM-type protein 1-like isoform X2 — protein MDDSGKFQLLQTRKPPKSFNFPARDFKDNRRASGVTKRTCQRDWLDKYDFLSYSAQEDGVYCLPCILFPVESQSRRASILIDLPFTNWRKFTEQITTHMQLQYHQSSDAKFHAFVDVMNGQQTRINHMLNSEMDKRVTENRLFLSSVVKCIELCGRQGFALRGHRDDPTSESLNKGNFLALLKFRQEAGDDPLKNYLDSFGQNAKYISKTSQNDLLDCIKEYIQSTIVHDVLNKEWGPHSAVIADEVTDVSNCEQLGVCIRYVKDGIPVERLIDFVGCDSITGEAICKNLLTSLKKVDLDPKLCRAQGYDGAGNMAGRVNGCAANFCKESPRAKYFHCASHQLNLALSKSSSVLDIKCMLSTVASVGIFFKYSPKRQQQFESSVSEINQERLAAGQELLAKKKLKLMCETRWVERHTSLEDIHSLYEALLHCLNVISENADSVWDAKAVVEATGLFKAVTSANFIAALQCNRYFFGFTKSLSILLQGSSRDILTAYEEVKLVKDTLRDIRCEAEAEFKEVYESMLEMGKLAGFDGDLPIPRRCGRQTMRNSNPSNNPM, from the coding sequence ATGGATGACTCTGGAAAATTCCAACTTCTTCAGACCAGAAAACCACCCAAATCTTTCAATTTCCCTGCCAGAGACTTTAAAGACAACCGAAGAGCCAGTGGGGTGACCAAAAGAACATGCCAGAGGGACTGGCTGGACAAGTATGACTTTTTATCATACTCTGCCCAGGAAGATGGCGTGTACTGTTTGCCATGCATTTTGTTTCCTGTTGAGAGTCAGAGTAGGAGAGCTAGTATTTTGATAGACCTGCCATTTACTAACTGGAGAAAGTTCACTGAACAAATTACAACACACATGCAACTGCAATACCATCAGAGTTCTGATGCAAAGTTTCATGCATTTGTGGATGTAATGAATGGTCAACAAACAAGGATTAACCACATGTTGAATTCTGAGATGGATAAACGTGTTACAGAAAATAGACTCTTCCTCTCATCAGTTGTAAAATGTATAGAGCTGTGTGGGCGTCAGGGCTTCGCCCTAAGAGGCCACCGAGACGATCCTACATCAGAAAGTCTAAACAaaggcaactttcttgcacttctCAAGTTCAGACAAGAAGCAGGCGATGACCCTCTTAAAAATTACTTGGACTCATTCGGTCAAAAtgcaaaatacatttctaaaacatCTCAAAACGATTTGCTTGACTGTATAAAAGAGTATATTCAAAGCACAATTGTGCATGATGTGCTGAATAAGGAATGGGGGCCACACTCTGCTGTAATAGCTGATGAGGTCACTGATGTTTCAAACTGTGAACAACTAGGTGTGTGTATTCGCTACGTGAAAGATGGCATTCCTGTTGAAAGGTTAATAGATTTTGTTGGATGTGATTCCATAACAGGGGAAGCAATATGTAAAAATCTGTTGACCTCTTTAAAGAAAGTTGACCTAGATCCAAAACTGTGTCGTGCTCAAGGCTATGATGGTGCTGGCAATATGGCAGGAAGAGTAAATGGTTGTGCTGCAAACTTTTGCAAAGAATCCCCAAGAGCTAAGTACTTCCACTGTGCGAGTCACCAATTAAACCTAGCATTATCCAAGTCATCATCTGTTCTGGATATCAAATGTATGCTTTCAACTGTTGCTTCAGTTGGTATTTTTTTCAAGTATTCACCAAAAAGGCAGCAACAGTTTGAATCTTCGGTGTCTGAGATTAACCAGGAAAGGCTTGCAGCAGGACAAGAACTGTTAGCTAAGAAGAAGTTAAAGCTCATGTGTGAGACTCGTTGGGTTGAGCGTCACACTAGCCTTGAAGATATTCACAGCCTTTATGAAGCTCTTCTCCATTGTCTTAATGTTATATCAGAGAATGCAGATTCTGTGTGGGATGCCAAAGCAGTAGTTGAAGCAACTGGCCTCTTCAAAGCAGTAACTTCGGCCAACTTTATTGCCGCTTTACAGTGCAACAGGTACTTCTTTGGATTCACCAAGTCATTAAGTATTCTATTACAAGGGTCATCACGGGATATCCTCACTGCATATGAAGAGGTCAAACTTGTAAAAGACACTCTAAGGGACATAAGATGTGAGGCTGAAGCTGAATTCAAAGAGGTTTACGAATCAATGTTAGAAATGGGGAAACTGGCTGGTTTTGATGGTGACCTCCCAATACCTAGACGTTGTGGACGACAGACAATGAGAAACAGCAATCCTTCAAATAACCCTATGTAG
- the LOC118561423 gene encoding zinc finger MYM-type protein 1-like isoform X1, protein MFISCFLFFSGPGTTTENDHSVDLYERSDIGDTQKKDEQQGPCFGEKTTEEPALNQADLPQTTYDIDISKAKDRISEMDDSGKFQLLQTRKPPKSFNFPARDFKDNRRASGVTKRTCQRDWLDKYDFLSYSAQEDGVYCLPCILFPVESQSRRASILIDLPFTNWRKFTEQITTHMQLQYHQSSDAKFHAFVDVMNGQQTRINHMLNSEMDKRVTENRLFLSSVVKCIELCGRQGFALRGHRDDPTSESLNKGNFLALLKFRQEAGDDPLKNYLDSFGQNAKYISKTSQNDLLDCIKEYIQSTIVHDVLNKEWGPHSAVIADEVTDVSNCEQLGVCIRYVKDGIPVERLIDFVGCDSITGEAICKNLLTSLKKVDLDPKLCRAQGYDGAGNMAGRVNGCAANFCKESPRAKYFHCASHQLNLALSKSSSVLDIKCMLSTVASVGIFFKYSPKRQQQFESSVSEINQERLAAGQELLAKKKLKLMCETRWVERHTSLEDIHSLYEALLHCLNVISENADSVWDAKAVVEATGLFKAVTSANFIAALQCNRYFFGFTKSLSILLQGSSRDILTAYEEVKLVKDTLRDIRCEAEAEFKEVYESMLEMGKLAGFDGDLPIPRRCGRQTMRNSNPSNNPM, encoded by the exons atgtttatATCTTGTTTTCTATTCTTCAGTGGACCTGGCACAACTACAGAAAATGACCACAGCGTTGACCTGTATGAACGTTCAGATATTGGAGACACACAGAAAAAAG atGAACAACAAGGACCGTGTTTCGGTGAAAAGACAACTGAAGAGCCGGCGCTCAACCAAGCGGATTTGCCCCAAACAACTTACGACATAG ATATATCAAAGGCCAAGGACCGGATTAGTGAAATGGATGACTCTGGAAAATTCCAACTTCTTCAGACCAGAAAACCACCCAAATCTTTCAATTTCCCTGCCAGAGACTTTAAAGACAACCGAAGAGCCAGTGGGGTGACCAAAAGAACATGCCAGAGGGACTGGCTGGACAAGTATGACTTTTTATCATACTCTGCCCAGGAAGATGGCGTGTACTGTTTGCCATGCATTTTGTTTCCTGTTGAGAGTCAGAGTAGGAGAGCTAGTATTTTGATAGACCTGCCATTTACTAACTGGAGAAAGTTCACTGAACAAATTACAACACACATGCAACTGCAATACCATCAGAGTTCTGATGCAAAGTTTCATGCATTTGTGGATGTAATGAATGGTCAACAAACAAGGATTAACCACATGTTGAATTCTGAGATGGATAAACGTGTTACAGAAAATAGACTCTTCCTCTCATCAGTTGTAAAATGTATAGAGCTGTGTGGGCGTCAGGGCTTCGCCCTAAGAGGCCACCGAGACGATCCTACATCAGAAAGTCTAAACAaaggcaactttcttgcacttctCAAGTTCAGACAAGAAGCAGGCGATGACCCTCTTAAAAATTACTTGGACTCATTCGGTCAAAAtgcaaaatacatttctaaaacatCTCAAAACGATTTGCTTGACTGTATAAAAGAGTATATTCAAAGCACAATTGTGCATGATGTGCTGAATAAGGAATGGGGGCCACACTCTGCTGTAATAGCTGATGAGGTCACTGATGTTTCAAACTGTGAACAACTAGGTGTGTGTATTCGCTACGTGAAAGATGGCATTCCTGTTGAAAGGTTAATAGATTTTGTTGGATGTGATTCCATAACAGGGGAAGCAATATGTAAAAATCTGTTGACCTCTTTAAAGAAAGTTGACCTAGATCCAAAACTGTGTCGTGCTCAAGGCTATGATGGTGCTGGCAATATGGCAGGAAGAGTAAATGGTTGTGCTGCAAACTTTTGCAAAGAATCCCCAAGAGCTAAGTACTTCCACTGTGCGAGTCACCAATTAAACCTAGCATTATCCAAGTCATCATCTGTTCTGGATATCAAATGTATGCTTTCAACTGTTGCTTCAGTTGGTATTTTTTTCAAGTATTCACCAAAAAGGCAGCAACAGTTTGAATCTTCGGTGTCTGAGATTAACCAGGAAAGGCTTGCAGCAGGACAAGAACTGTTAGCTAAGAAGAAGTTAAAGCTCATGTGTGAGACTCGTTGGGTTGAGCGTCACACTAGCCTTGAAGATATTCACAGCCTTTATGAAGCTCTTCTCCATTGTCTTAATGTTATATCAGAGAATGCAGATTCTGTGTGGGATGCCAAAGCAGTAGTTGAAGCAACTGGCCTCTTCAAAGCAGTAACTTCGGCCAACTTTATTGCCGCTTTACAGTGCAACAGGTACTTCTTTGGATTCACCAAGTCATTAAGTATTCTATTACAAGGGTCATCACGGGATATCCTCACTGCATATGAAGAGGTCAAACTTGTAAAAGACACTCTAAGGGACATAAGATGTGAGGCTGAAGCTGAATTCAAAGAGGTTTACGAATCAATGTTAGAAATGGGGAAACTGGCTGGTTTTGATGGTGACCTCCCAATACCTAGACGTTGTGGACGACAGACAATGAGAAACAGCAATCCTTCAAATAACCCTATGTAG